The Candidatus Nitrosocosmicus franklandus genome contains a region encoding:
- a CDS encoding MarC family protein — protein MSLFAVINPIGTIPLFVSITHKMQEKERNSIVKTTVITAGGLLMIFAIAGTQILSIFGITLSSFMIAGGILLFVVSIELLTHGGWRFGGTISDESGVVPLAFPLLAGPGAITTVILSFQTSGLMVTLLSIAIVIGITCVIFFLTGSIYRILGRRGSLIITRILAVLVAAIAVQYVVDGLKTM, from the coding sequence ATATCTCTTTTTGCTGTAATTAATCCGATAGGTACCATACCATTATTTGTAAGTATTACTCATAAAATGCAAGAAAAAGAACGAAATAGTATAGTAAAAACCACCGTTATTACTGCAGGGGGTTTATTAATGATCTTTGCCATTGCAGGAACGCAAATTCTGTCCATATTTGGGATAACACTATCAAGCTTCATGATTGCTGGTGGAATACTTCTTTTTGTGGTTTCTATAGAACTGTTAACTCATGGTGGCTGGAGATTTGGGGGAACTATTTCTGATGAATCTGGTGTAGTTCCGTTAGCATTTCCCCTACTGGCTGGTCCAGGTGCTATAACAACTGTGATATTGTCTTTCCAAACATCAGGGTTAATGGTAACATTACTTTCAATCGCGATTGTGATTGGGATTACTTGTGTGATATTCTTTCTAACCGGATCGATATATCGGATACTTGGCAGACGTGGTTCATTGATCATTACTAGGATTCTAGCGGTTCTGGTCGCAGCAATTGCTGTACAGTACGTAGTGGATGGGTTGAAAACAATGTAA
- a CDS encoding multicopper oxidase domain-containing protein, with protein MNKQKSKGGRLINMNTRKNLLTTKFFLSTTMAILLLAPILIPSGVVKGIEPLTSVGQTNKNDDKVFDTLSSNITNSDGSNITKNNLNTHNIVLKEELLPDGEPAYKMVQHLIDGGNGTRLNVTSSYSPLATIPGPAIVINEGDSAHVIINHLDGNTTRENFVASNPGTFVYQDDELGDRGLYGVVIVNPQDKMIEALVNGKITSISLNELDKEVLLFMVGSAFWGLEIGSNGTQTPLWTNPVPVAEEDQKIRFHVVGIGPSSNPNGHSHTFHLHAHRWVDPGTSNIIDVKEIHPGTSHVFVVDAGDGVGPGDWQFHCHVFSHMEAGMMSTFKVLPAKASQENISSENRSGEQKSIPGASPYKNFASFSISDEPGKWFANLKGDISNTGSESLAVINKSGTVYFMMDSTNGVHTVSSIIHPKNASNMPFSQMMAYKGGAIVKLVEPGLYVFACSLHPFMLAAVIVDDPDTEGLDLGEELTLVNGATIPTNSELALKLLRTFFVATSPSNWQDYTNVSQPWYVSYPNVDARVTNGTVVNVKDVLEDTFGQNITLTPLSNPSIPAVGEIWIDTQFEKTAGKTKPGTATAINGTTWKVSKKVSLPEINMNNPHNMWTDKNQDLIYQTQWFDNRTTIFDRTTGKLVKDVQVGDDPSHVMTGTKTDELYIALNGEDGVTVVSPNPEFNLTDFILLQPPASPSTHPHGHWMSSDDRYMVTPDALTGTTTIYDMMQDKIIGKVKTGVSPVAVGMIPDGSKSYVADFFDSTLSVINTTNASLIKQIDLLANYDPITGNTTGPTGFLPIQTPVSPDGQYMVTANTGGTITILDTETDQIVKELPCDPGCHGVNFGAKKGGGYYAYVSSTFSNEAIVVDGDPNNDGNPTDAMIAGKVLLVASNDTKTDDKISGLEGTGGQGVLAIPNVYNGWVQNLPDHWKSLLTEKQQNPLSAEG; from the coding sequence CAAAAATAATCTAAATACTCATAATATAGTTCTCAAAGAAGAACTGTTACCCGATGGCGAACCAGCATATAAGATGGTTCAGCATCTGATTGATGGTGGCAATGGTACAAGATTAAATGTTACAAGTAGCTATAGCCCACTTGCCACTATCCCAGGACCGGCCATTGTGATAAATGAGGGTGATAGCGCTCATGTGATCATCAATCATCTAGACGGAAATACCACCAGAGAAAACTTTGTCGCATCTAATCCTGGAACTTTTGTATATCAGGACGATGAGTTAGGGGACAGAGGACTTTATGGTGTAGTGATAGTAAATCCGCAAGACAAGATGATTGAAGCCTTAGTAAATGGAAAAATTACTTCAATTTCTCTTAACGAACTGGATAAAGAAGTTCTATTGTTTATGGTAGGGTCTGCGTTTTGGGGATTAGAAATTGGTAGCAATGGTACCCAAACTCCATTATGGACAAACCCGGTACCAGTAGCAGAAGAAGATCAAAAGATCCGTTTCCACGTAGTTGGCATTGGTCCATCGTCAAACCCCAATGGTCACTCTCATACATTCCATTTGCATGCCCACAGATGGGTTGATCCAGGTACTAGTAATATTATTGATGTAAAAGAGATACATCCAGGTACCAGTCACGTATTTGTCGTAGATGCAGGAGACGGAGTGGGTCCTGGCGACTGGCAATTCCATTGTCATGTCTTTTCGCACATGGAAGCAGGCATGATGTCTACATTTAAAGTACTTCCTGCAAAAGCATCACAAGAGAATATCTCTTCCGAAAACAGGTCAGGTGAGCAAAAAAGCATACCGGGAGCATCACCTTACAAGAATTTTGCATCCTTCTCAATTAGCGATGAACCGGGTAAGTGGTTTGCAAACCTTAAAGGAGACATATCAAACACAGGTAGCGAATCTTTGGCGGTGATCAATAAATCTGGTACGGTTTACTTTATGATGGATAGCACAAATGGCGTGCATACCGTATCAAGCATCATTCATCCCAAGAACGCCAGCAATATGCCATTTAGTCAAATGATGGCCTATAAGGGAGGAGCAATAGTCAAATTAGTCGAACCGGGATTATACGTATTCGCATGTAGTCTTCACCCCTTCATGCTTGCCGCAGTTATTGTTGACGATCCAGATACAGAGGGATTGGACTTGGGTGAAGAACTCACTTTAGTAAATGGAGCTACTATTCCTACAAATAGTGAGTTAGCCCTAAAGTTATTAAGGACATTTTTTGTTGCAACTTCTCCATCAAACTGGCAGGATTATACAAATGTCTCCCAACCATGGTATGTTTCCTATCCAAACGTAGATGCGAGAGTTACGAATGGAACTGTTGTCAATGTCAAGGACGTGTTAGAGGATACTTTCGGTCAAAATATTACGCTGACTCCACTATCAAACCCATCGATTCCCGCAGTTGGAGAAATATGGATTGATACACAATTTGAGAAAACCGCTGGCAAGACAAAACCAGGAACCGCTACTGCAATTAACGGCACCACATGGAAGGTAAGTAAGAAGGTTTCACTCCCCGAGATCAACATGAATAATCCTCATAACATGTGGACAGACAAGAATCAAGACCTCATTTACCAAACTCAGTGGTTTGATAACAGAACAACCATCTTTGATCGCACAACAGGAAAACTCGTAAAGGATGTACAGGTAGGAGATGATCCATCTCATGTAATGACCGGAACTAAAACAGACGAACTATATATCGCGTTAAACGGAGAAGACGGAGTTACTGTAGTTTCGCCAAATCCAGAATTCAACCTTACGGATTTTATCTTGCTACAACCTCCAGCCTCACCTTCAACCCATCCTCATGGTCACTGGATGAGTTCGGATGACAGATACATGGTAACTCCAGACGCACTTACTGGGACCACAACCATATATGACATGATGCAAGATAAAATAATTGGAAAAGTAAAAACCGGAGTATCTCCAGTAGCAGTTGGAATGATACCAGATGGCAGTAAGTCATACGTTGCTGACTTTTTTGATAGCACTTTGAGTGTCATAAATACTACCAATGCAAGTCTAATAAAACAGATTGATTTGCTTGCAAATTATGATCCAATAACAGGTAATACAACAGGACCTACTGGTTTCCTTCCAATACAAACTCCGGTCAGTCCAGATGGCCAGTACATGGTAACAGCAAATACCGGCGGTACAATCACAATACTGGATACTGAAACTGACCAAATAGTAAAAGAATTACCATGCGATCCTGGATGTCATGGAGTTAATTTCGGTGCAAAGAAGGGAGGTGGATACTACGCATATGTTTCCAGTACATTTTCAAATGAGGCCATAGTAGTAGACGGCGATCCAAACAATGATGGTAATCCTACAGATGCAATGATTGCAGGAAAGGTTTTACTTGTGGCATCAAACGATACCAAAACGGATGACAAAATATCAGGGTTGGAAGGAACAGGGGGACAAGGTGTGTTGGCGATACCCAATGTTTACAATGGCTGGGTGCAAAACCTTCCAGATCATTGGAAGAGTCTATTAACCGAGAAGCAACAGAACCCACTATCAGCAGAGGGATGA